Genomic segment of Catharus ustulatus isolate bCatUst1 chromosome 3, bCatUst1.pri.v2, whole genome shotgun sequence:
GCGTGTCTCCATCATCCCCCTCCCCTCTTCACCAGCCTCTCccttggaaatggagaaaaaaaacgGGGCAAAATGGCGAAGCCCTTGGGACCAAACGTATTCCAGCCCCCTCACCTTCGCAGCTCTTGCCGTCGCCCAGCAGGACGTACCCGGCGGGGCAGGAGCAGCGGAAGGAGCCGGGAATGTTGACACAGGCGTGGGCGCAGAGCCGGGGTCCCCCTTCCTGCTGGTACACCTCGCACTCGTTGAGGTCTGCGGAGACAGGGATTCaccgggggtctctccccagCCTCCTGGGAAAACCCAGGGAGCGAGCGCGGGCTGGAGGAGCGGCCGGTGAGGTGGGTTGGGAAGCGATTCCTGCAGATTCCAGGGAATGGGAGCAGCGGCGCAGCTCGTGGGCTGTGAGCAGCGGTGTCCCGCAGAGGGCGACACTGAGCCCACTTCGAGCTCGGCCATCCATGATCCATGGATTCAGGGCTCGGAGTCTCCCTCCCcggggatattccagagccagCCGGACACAACCCcgagctgtgtgctctgggatggcgGGGCTCTGAGCCCTGTGCTCCCTTCCTGTGTGGCTCTGCGAGGGCAcggagccagccctgccccatcccGGCTCACCCTGGCAGATCCCGTCGGGAGCCGTGCCGCTCATGTGGAAGCCGGGATcgcagctgcactgctgggtcTGGGCGATCTGGGCACAGCGGGGCTGCCGGCTGAAGGCCGGGTCATCCGTCACGCTCCAGGCGGGAGGAGCTGCGGGAAAACGGcgggatggggagctgggatggggtgggaggTGAAACATTCCCGTTTATTCCCCAGCGAGGGTCACCCACCGGTCTGAGCCTGGTACTGGCAGGTGGTCCCGGTCCACTGCGGGGGGCAGAGGCATTTGAAGTGGTCGAGCCCCTCCAGGCACGTCCCGCCGTTCTGGCAGGGGCTGCTCGAGCACTCGCTGATCTCTGCGGGAAAAGCAGCCACGTTCCATGTGGTGTCCAAGCCTCAGGAACGCTGCACGCACCGGTGCCTTATGGCACGTCGTAGCCAGGACACCCTTTCCCCTCATCtctcctcctgagctgctccagctgtaattcccacttttccttaAGACTGAGAAATCCCAaagccaggggagctgcagcatccctgtgaTCCCTCCCCACCTTGAGCACCCCAATATCCCCGCCGTGTTTAAATAAACGCCCTTTCCCAAAGGCCATTCCAGAGCCGGGGATGAGCAGTACCTGCACAGCGGGGCTCCTGCCCTGTCCAGCTGCCGTTGGCCTGGCACATCCgtgtgctggagcccagcagctggaatCCTGGATCACAGGCGAAGTGAACCTCGTGGTCCACCAAATATTTGGTGCCGAACTTCCTCCCGTCCGCAGGGGCGTggagggcaggacaggaggCTGCGAGAGCATGGAAAGGGGATGAGTGTGGAGGTGGCCCTGTCCTTCCAAGCCACCCTGTACCTGCTGTTTCCCTGGAATACTGTGCTCAGACTCacgggcgggcggcggcggggcggcctTGGCCAGCGAGGCGTGGATGGTGCTGAGGCGGCTCCTCACGGCGCGCAGCCCCTCCGAGAAGCGCGTCTCCTGccccttcagcagctgctgcatctGCCGGATGGcggccaggagctgctgcctgctgaggcagctctgcgggaacagggatggggacagggatggggacctCCCTGCGCCGCCGCTCCTCCCAGGAGCCAACCTGCTGCCCCTGGGAGGAGGAGGCCGGTGCGGGAGCTCCGCAGCATCCGATGTTCCCTGAGCGCCCTGACTTGGTGCTGCCCCCCGCATTTACCCAGATCCAGGAGTTTTTTCCACCTAGGCCTGcgctccaggcagggctgggatcgCTTTGTGGGAGAGATGCTATAACTCATGTTTCATCCTGCtggagctccagccctgtcccacttCCACATgacaaaagaagaggaaaacagcTGTCTTGTGAGCTCTGCCGGGGCCAGGAACGCTGGTGGGACTCCTGCCTGCAAACCGATCGCTCCCGCGGGACTGACTCATGCCGGAGACGGGCACCGTTATTATGGGATTCCTGCGGAATTGACTTGAAACCGAGGGAAAAGAGCAAAGCCATTCCCAGCGCTCAGAAATCCGGGGAGAGCACACAGGGGCTGGACTGGGGGCTATGGAATTCCGGGAAAGCGAGcggagctgctgggctctgtcccacctGGTCGAAGGGATTC
This window contains:
- the FBLN7 gene encoding fibulin-7 produces the protein MRGAAPSQGAQGTSDAAELPHRPPPPRGSRLAPGRSGGAGRSPSLSPSLFPQSCLSRQQLLAAIRQMQQLLKGQETRFSEGLRAVRSRLSTIHASLAKAAPPPPAPSCPALHAPADGRKFGTKYLVDHEVHFACDPGFQLLGSSTRMCQANGSWTGQEPRCAEISECSSSPCQNGGTCLEGLDHFKCLCPPQWTGTTCQYQAQTAPPAWSVTDDPAFSRQPRCAQIAQTQQCSCDPGFHMSGTAPDGICQDLNECEVYQQEGGPRLCAHACVNIPGSFRCSCPAGYVLLGDGKSCEDIDECSLSQDNCTGGSTCINTGGGFQCVTPQCPPAAGNVSYVKTSPFQCERNPCPMESRSCHQAPKTISFHYLPLPSRLHTPAPLFRMATAAAPGRPGPDSLRFGIAGGNNRGHFVVQRSGRHTGELLLVQSLPGPRTVHVDVDMAEYLDRVFQAKHLSKITLFVSPYEF